The Alistipes megaguti sequence TCGAACAAAACATAATACTTGTTGAGAAACTCCGGTTTCTACCTCTTTGTGTCGGCGTTTTACTTGGCTTGATGCAATTTATTCCCGAGATGACACAGAACCGGATAAAACTCACCCTGCACCTTCCCTATTCCCGACATGGCATGATTCTTTGGATGACAGGAATAGGAACAACCCTATTCGTAATACCGTTTCTGGTTCAATTGATTGTCATGTGGGGTGTTTTGCGATACATATTTGCCCCCGAACTGGTCACACACATTCTGTTAACAATCTTACCTTGGTATTTAGTCGGAATTATATCCTATCTGCAAACCGTATGGATCATAATTGAACCGACATGGCGAGGTCGACTCTACAACATCATGATTACGGGCACCGTCATCTATCTATCCTTCATGTCCAGCTATCCCCGAAGTTATGATACAATGCTGCCTTGGATGATCCTGTTGGTGCTGTGCTCGCTCTTTTACCCGCTTTATTCAACAGAACGATTCAGAAGCGGGTATCAAGATTAAACCCTCTGTTTTCCGTGACACGCATTATAAAAACTTCGATCACTCTCCTGTCCATTCTTCTGCTCTCTTGGGCATTACCGACCATATATAAATTCATCTGCTCGACTCCGTACGAATCGCCACTAACCTTGTACAGTTGCGTCATACACGACTTCGTCACCTTTACTTTCGGAAATGACGATAATGTAGCTGGTGTTGATATGCATGGAACATCGTATAGCGATCATCAATTGGTAGTGTTTCAAAAAGTGTGTCTGAGAAGGAGCCTTCAGATTCTTCAGATATGCAAATATAACAATTCTTGTTTTTAGATCCACACGCCGCGGCGTGTGGATCTAATTTTTGTGTTATAGTCTTCACTCGGGGAATAATTCCCGGTCCAAGTCGATCCGCGGCACCGGTCTCAGGTAGGATTTCTTATCCATGGCCGTTTTACCCATCAGCAGCAGTACCGACTCCTCGCTGGGCATGGCTCCCCGCATGCGTGTAACCCGTCGAAAATCTTTCTGCAGACGCTCGATCCAGTTCGTCGTGTAGATCATCGACTGAATCCTTGCCTCGTAATTCAGATAGGTGAAGTAGGCTTTGTAGGCCGGATCCTCCGCCCGTCGTCGAAAACTGCGATAATCCTGACCCCATTTCTCACAGAGCGCCTGCCATTGTTCCCAAGCTCTCTCCACCGTATAGCTGCGGTCTCCCGTACGGAAGAGCTGCCGCAGATCCTCGGCCAGCTCTCCCTTGTCGCCGTTGCGCACGCAGCTCAGCAGATTGCGTTTCAGATGCGTCGTGCAGCGTTGCAGCGGCGTCCCGGGAAAGACCGCACTGATGACATCCTCCAGACCCTTCAGCCCATCGGCACACACCAGGCCGATCTTCCGAACGCCTCGTTCCTGCAGTTCTGCGAGCATCTCGCCCCAGCCCAGGGCGCTCTCCGTGGGTTTGTTGAAGATTCCAAGCACTTCACGCCGCTTGTCTTCACGCACGGCGAGCACTACATAGTCGTCCCTTAAAAAGCCCATTTTTGCGAGATATCGTTTTTCCACAGTATCTCGCAGATTTTATGAAGCATGCACCAAAGAGCTTTCATGGCTCTTTTGAAGTTATAGGCTGCTGCCGCCAGTAGCACGTTCACAGCATCCCCGACCACACCTTTATAAAAGTTGCGGCCCAATCGGTAATCTGACTTTAAGTGACCTATTGTTGGTTCTATACCTGCACGCTTGCAGAAAAGTTTATGTTTTTTCAGCTTCTGATAACGGCTGTCTGATTTCTTGGGAACATCGGGAATCATAATCTTCGTCCCGTTAATTTCCTTCCTGCCTCTGTATCCTCTATCACCAGCCAGCACTTTAATCTTCCTTCCGGTTAACCGTTCTACCTGCGCCAAGGAAGACTCGATGGTATGACCGTCATATTCATTGCGAAAGGATATGGCTCCAAGAATAATTCCTGTGGCAGAACGTATGATGGACACCTTGTTGCCGAATTCATATTTTTTATGTTCTTTACCCTTGCTGATACATTGCACGTCCGGCTCATGGATGGAATAAATCTTTTTCCGGCTGTTCCGCCTTTGGGACAGAACGGTTTCAAAGAGTCTGAGCAATTTATCATAGTCGTGATTCTCTTTAAGATTACGCTTCAGTTCCCTGACAAGTCTTCCGGCTATTGTACGTAAACGCCTGTCCGCCCTGAGAGCTTTTTCCCTGTTTTTGGGATGGTTCCGGAAACGCTGGTCACGATAGATCTTCTTCAGCACAAAGGTGTAGCTTTGGCGCAGGGGAAGTCCCAGCTTTTTTACAATGCCAAGAACTTTCTTCACGATCTTCTTATGCAACTTTGCATCCGTGGGGTAAGTGATGTTCTTTTCCTGAACTGTGGAATCAATAAAAGCCGTATCATGATGACGGCCATCATCATCGTCGTTATTCACACGGATACTTTCCTGGAAAATGAGTTCAATTCCCTTTTCACCGATACGTTTGCGGAAATGAACCAGTTCTGAAGACGCACAAGGGGCAGACGGGGTAAACTCCTGCATGCCACAGAAATACTGATAATAAGCGTTTTCGCTCCATTGCTCTACCAAAGACTCATCCGACAGGTTACGAAGGTGTTTCAGGATAAGCAAACCGCACATTAAACGGATTGGCTTGCCGGGACGGCCGTTATCCTGACAATACAAAGGTTGAAAAGCCGTTTCAAATTTTCCCCAATCTATTTTGTCTGCCAATTGGTAAAGCGGGTGCGATTGGTTCAGCATGTCTGATAGGTTGCTGAATAAAGAAGGACTGTTATTCGTATTTTTAATCATAAAATCTGCAAGTTTATTAACGTAAAGATAAGAAAACTTCCAGATTTATCAAAGACTTCTATAAATTAAATTACTGAATACCAATAAATAAAACTATTTTTAAGGGGCGACTACATAGAAAGCTTCTGTTTCTACGCTCCGCTTGCGGTGGATCTTCATGTGTACGCAATCGATGAAGACGATCGGGTAATACGCCTCCAAAGAGCGCGTGAGCCATTGCGAGACATCTTCTCGAAGGTAGTCCAGCATTCGCGAAATGCTCGCCTTACTGTAGGAACTGTCGTAAAAAGAATAAAACTTTATAACGAATTGATTGCCAATGTAATATAAAATTTGTATCTTAGCTAAAGATAAAAAGAATACCTCCAATTGCCCTAGAAAAGCCAAATTTGGAGGTATCGCAAAAATTAATCTGCATGGCTAAGGTACAAAATTTCTCTGAAATATCACCCGATCTTCCTTTCACGGAGTTCGATTTTTATGAATTGTATAGGCGGACGTTCGAGACTAGCGAGCTGGGAAAAATCAGGAAGAGGCTGCCGCTTGGTGAGATGGCAGAGAACTTTGGACTGATAAGCAAGAGCATGAGAGCGAAGAAAGGGCGAAAAACATACTTCACCCCGGAGGGTAAGGTTGCGCTGATGTTCCTGAAGATGTACACAGGTCTGAGCAGCCCGAAGTTGATGGAGCATCTTAACGGCAACGTCCACTATCAGCTCTTCTGCGATTTGAGAATAGACCCGATGCATCCTCTGACGAACTACAAACTTCTGGACGACGTGTTTTCGGAACTGGCCCGCGGGCTGAAGATCCAACAGCAGCAGGAGATACTGGCAAGAGCCTGGAAACCGTACATGAAGGACCTGGACACGATGTATACGGATGCGACCTGCTACGAGAGCGAGATGCGCTATCCTACGGATGCGAAGCTTCTGTGGGAAGGAATAGAGAAGTCATATGAGATAATGTGCACTCTGAGTGCCAAGCTGAATGTACACCGTCCGAGGACGAAGTACGTAGACGTAGAGAAGGCCAACCTGTCGTACAGGAAGCGGCGCAGGCATACGAAAGTCCAGACCAGGAAACTGACCAGACGCCTGCTCAACCTTTTGGGGAAGATACTGAAGGAGACCCGCACACTGGAGAGGGAGAATGCAGGCGCGGAGAAATTGCTGACAGCCAGACAGAAGAGCGATATTGAAATCATCACAAGAGTGTACCGCCAGCAGAAGGCCCACTTCGAGAACAACAATCCTCGCGAGAGTGTCAAGGACAGGATAGTGAGCATCAGCAAGCCGTATGTGAGGCCAATCGTGAGAGGCAAGGAAGTGAAGAGCGTAGAGTTTGGTGCGAAGTGCAACAACATCCAGGTTGACGGACTCTCATTCATCGAGAAGCTGTCATTCAATGCCTTCAACGAGGGAACCAGGCTTACGCACTGCCTGAAGATGCACCGAAAGCTCTTCGGTGTGGACGCGAAGAAGGTCGGAGGAGATGCAGGCTATGCCGGCAGCGCCAACAGGGGGTACTGCAAGGATAGAGGAATACAGACGTCATTCGTCAAGCGTGGCCGTCCGTCCTTGGAAAAGAAAGAGAACGACATCATCCGCAACGAGCTGGCGAGGGTGAGGGCAACGAGGATGGAAGGCTCGTTCGGAACGCAGAAGGAACACTATGGCCTGAAACGCATCAAGGCAAGGACGAAGTTGACCGAAATCCTGTACATCTTCTTTGGCATCCACACGGCGAATGCAGTACAGCTCGTCCGGCGGGAAGTCAACGAAATTGCCCAGGCTGCCTGATGTTCGAGGTGAGTGAGAAACGGCCCTTTCACTGGAGTATTGGCTCCAGTTGGGTCCAAAAATGAAAAAAGGGGCTCCGAAACGGAGCCGAAAATATAAAAAGATGAGTTCGATCGGAAAAATTACCGGGACAGTCTGCCGATTGACTCATAATGACGGAATTAAACGACAGTCCCTAAATTATGCTGCTCGCCTTGCCCATGTGGGTTGCAGGTCATCCTTGCGGCTTGACACTGCAAACATACTGCGACTTCGCCCCGTATTTAGGGAGGGAAAAAACGCACTTTCATCCTCCCTCTTCTCAATCATAGATCGCCGAGATGGTTTGGGGAATTTTACCCTTATAATCTTTCATGATTCCTTTTAACGACTCATCACTATCCAAAAAGGCTATATTGTCCGTGTAACGGAACAAATAAATGATACGGGAAAACAACAACATCTTGTTATAAGAGACAATTGATCCTTTCCGTCGTTTGGGCTTCCCGATCAATTCGAAACGGTCAAAGGCTGCAAACAACTCCTGCAATCGCTCTGTCGCAAAATACATCTTATATGTCATGACTGGAAAGTTATCCGTAAAATCACCGAAACGATAAGAATAAACATCGTCCAGTCCTTTCTGTTGTAACTCTTTCAATTTAGCGCGTAAAGCGTCAAGCATATCGTTCTTAATCATTGGATGGACATCCAAATTTCTGCGACCTTTTCGGATCTGAATCGTCACATCGCTTGTTTGATCTCCCAGTTTATCGAGTAACTCTCGTAACAAAGCCCCATGTGAATGGGATTTTACATCGAGGCATTTGGCAAACTGGCTTTCCGTCCAATCGTAAATGAAAAGCATCGCCAGCCAAAATTTCTCCAGATCCAGTTCATAGCCCTCCAAAGTAGGCACTATATCTTCATTATCCAGAAACTGCTCTTTGTTAAAAGGAGGTTTAATCTGACCACAACACATCCGATTGAAGAAGCGATAGGGATAATAGTGTCCATTCAGATAGTCGTCACAAAGTTTGAACACATATTCCAGATTCTCCATTTCACTCGAATCGGGTTCATAATAGACCGAACCATCCTCATATTCTCTTTTTAAGATCATGGCAACAGGTTTTAGCACCCAAATTTAGCATAAATAACATCCCTTTTGCACAGCAAACCCACTAATAAGACTCTCAATGTGTGTTTCGAGCGAATAACAGAACAACGGCGTCATATAAAACCTACTAATAAGACTCTACATATCGACATCGAAACGTGTTTCAGAACAACGGACTATGTAAATACCCGCTAATAAGACCTTTTGAGCATTACTCGGTCGATCGAATTCATTTCAGCATCCGTACAACAGGCATATATAGCCATTTAAGGCTGGAATAAAAATGTTACAACAAATTGCATTCGACCTTTTTTATTGAAAATAAATGTGTTACCTTTGTAATACACAAGAGGAAATATCAATTTGGGGTGTCGATAATTCTACGTCCATAAGAAAAGAGGTGCATCTTGCATCTCTTTTTCTTATCTCAAATTGCTATAATTTTTGATCCTGAAATAGACATCCTCTATAATAGATAAGTAGATAGAATCAAAAAAGATAACAGATTCGATAACAAGAGATTTTTATAAATTTTCAAAAAAATTACTTCTATGGAAAAATGAATTATAAAAGCCCCCAAAGGCGCTGAATACCTTTCGGATTTTTTGACTGAAATTCCTGTCAACTGCCTTTTTAACAAGAAAAAAACAGGGTGCGGAGCTACTGAATTGGCTATCCGCAACTCAATCCCTACTCTTATTGCCATGCCTTATGTGGCGTTGGTCAAGAACAAGACCATTTATCGAAAAGACCATATCTCCGTGTTGGGTGTTTACGAAGGTGTTACCGAACAAGAGATTATCGACTACGCCCGTAATCATACACCTTTGAAGATTGCCGTTACTTACGACTCTTTACCAAGAACCA is a genomic window containing:
- a CDS encoding transposase, with translation MGFLRDDYVVLAVREDKRREVLGIFNKPTESALGWGEMLAELQERGVRKIGLVCADGLKGLEDVISAVFPGTPLQRCTTHLKRNLLSCVRNGDKGELAEDLRQLFRTGDRSYTVERAWEQWQALCEKWGQDYRSFRRRAEDPAYKAYFTYLNYEARIQSMIYTTNWIERLQKDFRRVTRMRGAMPSEESVLLLMGKTAMDKKSYLRPVPRIDLDRELFPE
- a CDS encoding IS5 family transposase — encoded protein: MIKNTNNSPSLFSNLSDMLNQSHPLYQLADKIDWGKFETAFQPLYCQDNGRPGKPIRLMCGLLILKHLRNLSDESLVEQWSENAYYQYFCGMQEFTPSAPCASSELVHFRKRIGEKGIELIFQESIRVNNDDDDGRHHDTAFIDSTVQEKNITYPTDAKLHKKIVKKVLGIVKKLGLPLRQSYTFVLKKIYRDQRFRNHPKNREKALRADRRLRTIAGRLVRELKRNLKENHDYDKLLRLFETVLSQRRNSRKKIYSIHEPDVQCISKGKEHKKYEFGNKVSIIRSATGIILGAISFRNEYDGHTIESSLAQVERLTGRKIKVLAGDRGYRGRKEINGTKIMIPDVPKKSDSRYQKLKKHKLFCKRAGIEPTIGHLKSDYRLGRNFYKGVVGDAVNVLLAAAAYNFKRAMKALWCMLHKICEILWKNDISQKWAF
- a CDS encoding transposase; translation: MAFLGQLEVFFLSLAKIQILYYIGNQFVIKFYSFYDSSYSKASISRMLDYLREDVSQWLTRSLEAYYPIVFIDCVHMKIHRKRSVETEAFYVVAP
- a CDS encoding transposase, whose product is MAKVQNFSEISPDLPFTEFDFYELYRRTFETSELGKIRKRLPLGEMAENFGLISKSMRAKKGRKTYFTPEGKVALMFLKMYTGLSSPKLMEHLNGNVHYQLFCDLRIDPMHPLTNYKLLDDVFSELARGLKIQQQQEILARAWKPYMKDLDTMYTDATCYESEMRYPTDAKLLWEGIEKSYEIMCTLSAKLNVHRPRTKYVDVEKANLSYRKRRRHTKVQTRKLTRRLLNLLGKILKETRTLERENAGAEKLLTARQKSDIEIITRVYRQQKAHFENNNPRESVKDRIVSISKPYVRPIVRGKEVKSVEFGAKCNNIQVDGLSFIEKLSFNAFNEGTRLTHCLKMHRKLFGVDAKKVGGDAGYAGSANRGYCKDRGIQTSFVKRGRPSLEKKENDIIRNELARVRATRMEGSFGTQKEHYGLKRIKARTKLTEILYIFFGIHTANAVQLVRREVNEIAQAA
- a CDS encoding DEAD/DEAH box helicase family protein — its product is MTEIPVNCLFNKKKTGCGATELAIRNSIPTLIAMPYVALVKNKTIYRKDHISVLGVYEGVTEQEIIDYARNHTPLKIAVTYDSLPRTIQALEIAGLNPYKDLFLLIDEWHVLFNAYSFRHHAIASLLDYAAKFERVTYMTATPIEREYILDEIRHLPTCEIN